In Vigna radiata var. radiata cultivar VC1973A chromosome 3, Vradiata_ver6, whole genome shotgun sequence, the following proteins share a genomic window:
- the LOC106757563 gene encoding ethylene-insensitive protein 2 → MISRSKMEAERLSPNHPPSFLRQSLPAIVPMLLISTGYVDPGKWVATVEGGARFGFDLMAFMLIFNFAAIFCQYISARIGVVTGKNLAQICSDEYDTWTCMLLGVQTELSVIMLDLNMILGMAQGLNLIFGWDLFSCVFLAATGVVFHILLAVLLDIEKAKFLGQFVAGFVLVSFILGMLINQPEIPFSMNGILIRLSGESAFVLMSLLGANLVPHNFYLHSSIVQWHQGPASISKNALCHNHFFAILCVFSGLYLVNNMLMTSSANEFYSTGHVLLTFQDALSPMEQVLRNPIALLGFLLLLFLANQITALSWSLGGEVVVQGFLKLDIPGWLHYATIRVITVLPALYFVWTSGAEGMYQLLLFTQVLVALQLPSLVIPLFRVATSRSIMGVHKISQFLELLALIIFIGMLGLNIVFVVEMMFGNSDWASDLRWNVGSGVSISYLVLLTTSVSSLCFMLWLAATPLRSVSVRLDSKTWNWDMPNTLPNPPNIGEKSYLSETRCREDEPMHVQEPTPAVTKTLEYSDVSHPSFHPALPKSVMEPELHVNVARKNHSAMLASTSESEIVTTVINEISHSQLEDTKTITMETNNPIEKTMEVEGDLNAERDDDDDGDSWEAEEPSGFVLANVPSSTSDGPASFRCLNGKSDEGGNSFGSLSRIEGLGRAARRQLAAVLDEFWGQLFDLYGHITQEAKANKIDVLLGVGVDLRPTSSLQKVDVCRKDYSEYSGSLGGIVSNTSANSDLYDSSKQPLMQCNSESSYGLQRSTSSMQPDHIQLLDAHVQNSSHNLLDSGERRYFSVRNLHSSETRDYQPATIHGYQTASYLSRLGKDGDSANLNGPVDLSSLKSPSIVNAKYRESLAFALGKRLCTGPSVGQPPGFPKVAITRDCQLQSERSYNDFYPSGSVDNTLNSVNTKKYHSLPDISGYSIPHRSAYVSDKNAPWDGSVGHGSHASRTCYERPPYSNSGTRTGSHLAFNELSSSKDYNEAVSSQLSSGFDAGSVRSRLPCEQFGPEKNSNIVMEGVRNRPNAIVQETMDIEKKLLLSVRLCIVKLLKLEGSEGLFRKNGGADEDLIDCVASREKVICEFETRETSQVNHVGEAHYCLSDRKLCFSSSPVPNCGEGCIWKSDLIISFGVWCIHSILNLTLVESRPELWGKYTYVLNRLQGIIDPAFFKPRSPLAPCFCLQVLPAHQRKLNPHLSNEMLLPTAKPSRGKCTTASALLELIKDVELAISSRKGRTGTAAGDVAFPKGKENLASVLKRYKRRLSNKPPGTNEGTGSRKTPRNYLTTSSICIDRIGAS, encoded by the exons ATGATATCAAGAAGTAAAATGGAGGCAGAGAGATTGAGTCCCAACCACCCTCCTAGCTTTCTACGTCAGTCACTTCCTGCTATTGTACctatgcttttgatttctacAGGATATGTTGACCCTGGAAAGTGGGTAGCGACCGTTGAAGGTGGTGCACGGTTTGGGTTTGATCTGATGGCTTTCAtgcttattttcaattttgctGCTATATTCTGTCAGTACATATCTGCAAGGATTGGCGTAGTTACAGGAAAAAATCTTGCACAG ATTTGCAGTGACGAGTATGATACATGGACATGTATGCTCCTTGGAGTTCAAACAGAACTTTCAGTGATAATGCTAGACCTTAACATG ATCTTGGGCATGGCACAAGGGTTAAATCTTATTTTTGGGTGGGACTTGTTCAGTTGTGTCTTTTTAGCTGCTACCGGTGTTGTTTTTCACATACTTCTTGCAGTCTTACTT GACATTGAGAAGGCAAAATTCCTAGGCCAGTTTGTTGCAGGCtttgttttggtttcttttatACTTGGAATGCTTATCAACCAACCGGAAATTCCATTTTCTATGAATGGAATATTAATAAGATTGAGTGGGGAGAGTGCATTTGTGCTAATGAGTCTTCTAGGAGCAAATCTTGTACCTCACAACTTTTACCTGCATTCCTCTATTGTACAG tgGCATCAGGGACCGGCAAGCATTTCAAAGAATGCTTTGTGTCATAACCATTTTTTTGCCATATTATGTGTTTTCAGCGGTCTTTATCTGGTAAATAATATGTTGATGACCTCCTCGGCAAATGAGTTCTACAGCACAGGGCATGTTCTGCTAACTTTCCAGGATGCGTTGTCACCAATGGAACAG GTCTTACGTAACCCAATAGCTCTACTTGGGTTTTTACTCCTTTTGTTTCTTGCAAATCAAATCACCGCATTAAGTTGGAGTTTAGGTGGAGAAGTAGTAGTGCAAGGTTTCTTAAAATTGGATATTCCGGGTTGGCTTCACTATGCTACAATTAGAGTGATTACTGTTTTGCCTGCCCTTTATTTTGTCTGGACTTCAGGAGCCGAAGGGATGTATCAGCTACTATTATTCACTCAAGTTTTGGTAGCTCTACAACTTCCATCTCTAGTGATCCCCCTTTTTCGTGTAGCTACATCTAGATCAATAATGGGTGTACACAAGATTTCCCAGTTTCTGGAACTGTTGGCATTGATCATATTCATTGGGATGCTTGGCCTGAATATTGTATTTGTGGTAGAAATGATGTTTGGAAATAGTGATTGGGCGAGTGATTTGAGATGGAATGTGGGGAGTGGTGTATCTATCTCATATTTAGTTCTTCTAACAACTTCCGTTTCATCGTTATGTTTTATGCTTTGGTTAGCAGCCACACCTTTGAGATCTGTCAGTGTTCGATTAGATTCTAAGACGTGGAACTGGGATATGCCAAACACTCTGCCTAATCCACCGAATATTGGCGAGAAATCTTATTTAAGTGAAACAAGATGTCGAGAAGATGAACCTATGCATGTACAGGAACCCACACCAGCTGTAACAAAGACCTTGGAGTACTCTGATGTATCACATCCAAGTTTTCATCCTGCTCTACCTAAATCTGTAATGGAACCTGAACTCCACGTGAATGTTGCAAGGAAGAATCATTCTGCTATGTTGGCTTCCACATCAGAGTCTGAAATTGTAACAACAGTGATTAATGAGATTTCCCATTCTCAATTGGAAGACACCAAAACTATAACAATGGAAACAAAtaacccaattgagaaaacTATGGAAGTTGAAGGAGATTTAAATGCTGAAagggatgatgatgatgatggtgattcGTGGGAAGCTGAAGAACCTTCCGGATTTGTGTTAGCAAATGTACCATCTTCAACATCAGATGGCCCTGCATCATTCAGGTGTCTTAATGGAAAGAGTGACGAAGGAGGGAATAGCTTTGGAAGTCTTTCGAGAATAGAAGGCTTAGGGCGTGCAGCAAGGCGTCAGCTAGCTGCTGTTCTTGATGAATTCTGGGGACAACTATTTGATTTATATGGCCATATAACCCAGGAAGCAAAGGCTAATAAAATTGACGTTTTGCTGGGAGTGGGTGTCGATTTAAGACCTACCAGTTCTTTGCAAAAAGTGGATGTATGTAGAAAGGACTACTCTGAATACTCAGGATCTTTAGGAGGTATAGTTTCTAACACTTCAGCGAACTCTGATCTATATGATTCTTCCAAGCAGCCTTTGATGCAATGTAATTCAGAGTCTTCTTATGGCCTCCAAAGGAGTACTTCCTCAATGCAGCCAGATCACATCCAATTATTGGATGCTCATGTGCAGAACTCGAGCCACAATCTCCTTGATTCTGGTGAGAGGCGCTATTTCAGTGTACGTAATCTACATTCATCAGAGACTCGGGATTATCAACCAGCTACCATACATGGTTATCAGACTGCATCTTATCTTAGTCGACTTGGTAAAGACGGAGATTCTGCTAACCTAAATGGTCCAGTGGACTTGTCATCACTGAAATCCCCTTCGATAGTTAATGCAAAGTACAGGGAGTCTCTTGCGTTTGCTTTGGGGAAAAGGTTGTGTACTGGTCCAAGTGTAGGCCAACCCCCTGGGTTCCCAAAAGTAGCTATCACTAGAGATTGCCAATTACAATCTGAGAGGTCTTATAACGATTTCTACCCTTCTGGATCTGTAGATAATACACTCAACTCAGTTAATACTAAAAAGTACCACAGTTTGCCAGACATTTCAGGATACTCCATCCCCCACAGGTCTGCTTATGTGTCTGATAAAAATGCTCCATGGGATGGTTCTGTTGGACATGGATCTCATGCTAGTAGGACTTGTTATGAAAGACCACCATATTCAAATTCTGGAACAAGAACAGGGAGTCATTTGGCCTTCAATGAACTCTCTTCATCCAAAGATTACAACGAGGCAGTCTCTTCACAGTTGAGCTCTGGTTTTGATGCTGGATCTGTACGGTCTAGACTGCCTTGTGAGCAGTTTGGGCCTgagaaaaatagtaatattGTTATGGAAGGTGTGAGAAATAGGCCTAATGCAATAGTTCAGGAAACTATGGATATAGAGAAGAAACTTCTTCTGTCAGTTAGACTTTGCATTGTGAAGCTCTTAAAATTGGAGGGTTCGGAGGGTTTGTTTAGAAAGAATGGTGGAGCTGATGAGGATTTGATTGATTGTGTCGCCTCGAGGGAGAAGGTTATTTGTGAATTTGAAACTAGGGAGACGAGTCAAGTAAATCATGTGGGTGAAGCTCACTATTGTCTTTCTGATAggaaactttgtttttcttcgtCTCCAGTTCCTAATTGCGGGGAGGGATGTATATGGAAAAGTGATTTAATAATAAGCTTTGGGGTGTGGTGTATCCACAGTATTCTTAACCTTACACTTGTGGAAAGCCGGCCGGAGCTTTGGGGGAAATACACCTATGTTCTCAATCGCCTCCAG GGCATCATTGATCCAGCTTTCTTTAAGCCTCGTAGTCCTTTGGCCCCATGCTTTTGCCTTCAAGTTCTACCCGCGCATCAGCGAAAGTTAAACCCCCATCTCTCAAACGAGATGCTACTCCCAACTGCAAAACCCAGCAGGGGCAAATGCACAACTGCATCAGCGTTGCTTGAGCTTATCAAGGATGTGGAGCTTGCGATCTCAAGCAGGAAAGGACGTACAGGAACTGCTGCAGGTGATGTTGCTTTCCCTAAGGGGAAGGAAAATTTGGCGTCTGTTCTCAAACGGTACAAGCGGAGGTTATCTAATAAGCCACCGGGCACTAATGAAGGCACAGGTTCACGAAAGACCCCACGTAATTACCTTACAACCAGTAGCATTTGCATTGACAGAATCGGTGCTAGTTGA